One window of the Rhizobiaceae bacterium genome contains the following:
- a CDS encoding DNA cytosine methyltransferase: MPLRFTADSSSLNHHPVIEIRGVGEWAELYRDTEGIFTGSASSEVVGRSSMTAVEIYAGAGGMSLGLRQAGFRMLAAYDSSPAAVAVYNRNVGYHATQADLTDVALFAPRIAALRPDIIVGGPPCQDFSPAGLRTEGERANHTRIFALYVCAASPEWFVMENVQRARNSAAWLDGKEMLSRAGYGMTEIVVDAAYYGVPQRRKRLLVIGRRGERDGFMDSSIRKAAAARPMSLRELFGDGLGDHVYNHPRSPGRRGVWSADEPNPTIRNARRPQPSTYVPHPGDSNYVEAVFMRPYFDGRGVFSLDEAAPAIVRTSRERPRQSYLDNPHPADPAPAANATVLTQSDTSRIQGFPRNWDWSGCRSRDVDQMIANAVPAPMARIIGTEILRRHHGQTWPEVPGNFGQWLAKSRKLAPQLVANVKWRVRKAHELLGGRAIACAGTEARRLEEALDLQAFSAGKKSDIRRALRLYREWHALRA, from the coding sequence GTGCCGCTGCGCTTCACGGCGGATTCGTCATCCCTTAACCATCACCCGGTCATTGAGATTCGGGGTGTAGGGGAGTGGGCAGAATTGTATCGGGACACCGAGGGGATTTTCACGGGATCGGCTTCTTCCGAGGTCGTCGGCCGATCGTCGATGACAGCGGTCGAGATTTATGCAGGCGCCGGCGGCATGTCCCTGGGCCTCCGGCAGGCGGGCTTCCGGATGCTGGCGGCATACGATTCCAGTCCCGCGGCAGTCGCCGTCTATAACCGGAATGTCGGTTATCACGCGACCCAAGCCGACCTGACGGATGTCGCCCTCTTCGCGCCCCGGATAGCGGCGCTCAGGCCCGACATCATCGTAGGCGGTCCGCCCTGCCAGGACTTCTCGCCAGCGGGTCTCCGGACCGAAGGAGAGCGCGCGAATCATACCAGGATATTCGCGCTGTACGTGTGCGCCGCATCCCCTGAATGGTTTGTCATGGAGAATGTCCAGAGGGCGAGGAACTCCGCCGCCTGGCTGGACGGCAAGGAGATGCTATCCCGGGCAGGCTACGGGATGACCGAGATCGTGGTGGATGCCGCCTATTACGGTGTCCCTCAGCGCCGGAAGCGCCTGCTGGTCATCGGACGACGCGGCGAGCGCGACGGTTTCATGGACTCCTCGATCCGGAAGGCAGCGGCTGCCAGGCCGATGTCCCTGCGGGAGCTGTTCGGCGATGGCCTCGGGGATCACGTCTACAACCATCCCCGCTCGCCAGGTCGACGTGGCGTGTGGTCGGCAGACGAGCCGAACCCGACGATCCGCAATGCCAGGCGGCCGCAGCCGAGCACCTACGTGCCGCATCCAGGTGACTCCAACTATGTCGAGGCGGTATTCATGCGGCCCTACTTCGACGGGCGCGGGGTATTTTCCCTCGACGAAGCCGCGCCGGCCATCGTGAGGACCTCCCGGGAGCGCCCTCGTCAGTCATATCTCGACAATCCCCATCCTGCCGATCCGGCGCCTGCGGCGAATGCCACCGTGCTGACGCAGTCCGACACCTCCCGCATCCAGGGATTTCCGAGGAACTGGGACTGGTCCGGCTGCCGCAGCCGGGACGTGGACCAGATGATCGCGAACGCGGTGCCAGCTCCCATGGCTCGCATCATCGGAACCGAGATCCTGCGACGCCACCATGGCCAGACGTGGCCGGAGGTGCCGGGTAACTTCGGCCAGTGGCTGGCGAAGTCCCGGAAACTTGCACCCCAGCTCGTCGCCAACGTGAAGTGGCGGGTGCGCAAGGCTCACGAGCTGCTCGGCGGCCGGGCGATCGCCTGTGCAGGGACGGAGGCGCGGCGCCTGGAAGAGGCGCTGGACCTGCAGGCTTTCAGCGCAGGCAAGAAATCGGACATCAGACGCGCGTTGCGGCTGTATCGGGAGTGGCATGCCCTGAGGGCGTGA
- a CDS encoding metallophosphoesterase — protein MRLWILSDLHLEYADLREPLQPPDADACVMAGDLCRGIDNGIRWLTKHIVPAMPCIYVAGNHEFYKGSIKEGIAAGRAAVREAPGVHFLENDAVTIGGMRFLGATLWTDFRIDGTPEAAMDHARRRMNDYRQIAWQKKPWKRFLPVHSYRLHQDSRAFLARELEASSLPTVVVTHHLPHPASIPERFKGDPTNAAYASDLTDIIVDSPAMLWVHGHMHDSSDHVVESTRIVCNPRGYGGENPGFDPAFTIEI, from the coding sequence ATGAGGCTGTGGATCCTCTCCGACCTCCATCTGGAATATGCAGACCTCAGGGAGCCGCTCCAGCCTCCCGACGCGGATGCGTGCGTCATGGCCGGAGACTTGTGCCGCGGCATCGACAACGGCATCCGCTGGCTGACCAAACACATTGTGCCCGCGATGCCCTGCATCTACGTGGCCGGCAACCACGAGTTCTACAAAGGTTCGATCAAGGAGGGAATCGCAGCCGGTCGCGCGGCAGTCAGGGAGGCACCGGGCGTCCATTTCCTTGAAAATGATGCCGTCACCATCGGCGGCATGCGTTTCCTTGGTGCCACCCTTTGGACCGACTTCCGGATCGACGGCACGCCGGAAGCTGCCATGGACCACGCCCGCAGGCGGATGAACGATTATCGGCAGATCGCCTGGCAGAAGAAGCCCTGGAAGCGGTTCCTGCCCGTTCACAGCTACAGGCTGCACCAGGACTCCAGAGCCTTCCTGGCGCGGGAACTGGAAGCAAGCTCCTTGCCTACGGTCGTGGTGACGCATCACCTGCCGCACCCGGCGTCAATTCCGGAGCGCTTCAAGGGCGACCCAACGAATGCAGCCTATGCTTCGGACCTTACCGACATCATCGTGGATTCCCCGGCGATGCTCTGGGTCCACGGTCACATGCACGACAGCAGCGACCATGTGGTCGAAAGCACTCGCATCGTCTGCAACCCTCGCGGTTACGGGGGCGAGAATCCGGGTTTCGATCCAGCATTCACTATCGAAATCTGA
- a CDS encoding AAA family ATPase: MVARPNIPAIIRDLPMTDERTREYQLFKRREKAVKGGARLPTEEELLRGMPFFRDDLTSDMREYGDRFARRLRKRQRLDLQPIVSCLEDLAVEQSLDSLRAFETSLDDIPDIPGIPLHAARLRCLLYRAGFGDANAAAAIAGEMAILAMKDARTTHKPRMLWCALAWSAYSRDIDEQQRDGRYRGYAKGLEFQHELRSYSYLFKKAILQAKPEEEAAQAAPKEAAPEVETDSDEPTELPATPEGHVVVLQEVGNPTASQGKEVVKEFKQITGRPLPVPVTPDLAAVRAKLVDEFPYATLLVDQVLKGLVGRQHLSIRPTVLLGPPGCGKSRFARRLAEELGAPYELIPCGGMSDSVLGGTPRRWSSGEPSLPMLAVRRHECAGPVIILDEIEKVGSGRHNGNAHDVLLGLFEPETSSRWHDPYIQAACNLSNVTWLMTANEVEPIPSVLRDRCRVLRFPEPGPEHLPLLSVRIMERLYADRGHDPRWATPLEGFELAAVASAWSGGSIRKLERIVEQLVEVREHERRLQ; encoded by the coding sequence TTGGTCGCCCGGCCGAACATTCCAGCGATCATTCGTGACCTCCCCATGACGGACGAGAGGACCCGTGAGTACCAGCTGTTCAAGCGGCGCGAGAAAGCCGTCAAGGGCGGCGCGCGGTTGCCGACGGAGGAGGAACTCCTGCGCGGCATGCCCTTCTTCCGCGATGATCTCACGAGCGACATGCGTGAATATGGCGATCGGTTCGCCCGCCGGCTCAGGAAGCGGCAACGCCTCGATCTGCAGCCGATCGTCTCGTGCCTCGAAGATCTCGCGGTCGAGCAGAGCCTCGACAGCCTGCGTGCCTTCGAAACCTCGCTGGACGACATCCCTGACATCCCCGGCATTCCGCTACATGCCGCTCGGCTTCGGTGCCTCTTGTACCGGGCTGGGTTCGGAGATGCCAATGCGGCGGCAGCCATTGCGGGCGAGATGGCAATCCTCGCCATGAAAGATGCCAGGACCACCCACAAGCCGAGGATGCTTTGGTGCGCACTAGCGTGGTCGGCTTACTCGCGCGATATCGACGAGCAGCAGAGGGATGGGCGGTACCGCGGTTATGCGAAGGGACTGGAGTTCCAGCATGAACTTCGCAGCTACTCCTACCTTTTCAAGAAGGCCATCCTGCAGGCGAAGCCGGAAGAAGAGGCAGCACAGGCTGCTCCAAAGGAAGCGGCTCCCGAGGTCGAGACCGATAGCGATGAACCGACCGAATTGCCCGCCACGCCGGAGGGCCATGTAGTCGTGCTCCAGGAAGTGGGGAATCCCACCGCCTCCCAAGGCAAGGAGGTGGTGAAGGAATTCAAGCAGATCACCGGGCGCCCGCTCCCTGTGCCGGTCACTCCGGACCTTGCCGCTGTCCGTGCCAAACTTGTCGATGAGTTCCCCTATGCGACCTTGCTCGTCGACCAGGTTCTCAAGGGGCTAGTGGGACGGCAGCATCTCAGCATTCGACCGACCGTTCTCCTTGGTCCGCCAGGTTGCGGGAAATCCCGCTTCGCAAGGAGGCTCGCCGAAGAGCTCGGTGCTCCCTACGAGCTCATTCCATGCGGCGGCATGAGCGACAGCGTTCTCGGCGGGACGCCGCGGCGATGGTCATCCGGAGAGCCCAGCCTTCCGATGCTGGCCGTGCGCCGCCACGAATGCGCGGGTCCTGTCATCATCCTGGACGAGATCGAGAAGGTCGGGAGCGGCCGGCACAACGGCAACGCCCATGACGTTCTCTTGGGATTGTTCGAGCCGGAAACTTCAAGTCGCTGGCACGACCCGTATATCCAGGCGGCCTGCAATCTGTCCAACGTGACATGGCTCATGACGGCAAACGAGGTGGAGCCCATTCCTTCGGTGCTGCGCGACCGCTGCCGCGTCCTCCGCTTCCCTGAGCCTGGTCCGGAACATCTGCCGCTCCTTTCCGTCCGCATCATGGAGCGGCTCTATGCCGATCGGGGCCATGACCCGCGATGGGCGACGCCTCTGGAAGGATTCGAACTGGCGGCCGTGGCCTCCGCCTGGAGCGGCGGGTCCATTCGCAAGCTCGAGCGCATCGTGGAGCAGCTGGTCGAGGTACGCGAACACGAAAGACGGCTGCAGTGA